Proteins co-encoded in one Jeotgalibacillus malaysiensis genomic window:
- a CDS encoding transcriptional regulator translates to MGSDIRRSMPLFPIGTVMQLADLTARQIRYYEEHGLVTPARTEGNRRLFSLNDIDKLLEIKDLLEQGVNMAGIKRILGDGIEAESDRPAKKPDLSESDLKKLLKQEMMGNGKYSKNSLRAGDLSRFFR, encoded by the coding sequence ATGGGCAGTGATATTAGACGCAGCATGCCGCTTTTTCCGATAGGGACAGTCATGCAGCTGGCCGATTTAACCGCCCGTCAGATTCGCTATTATGAAGAGCATGGATTAGTGACTCCGGCTAGAACGGAAGGTAACCGCCGTCTCTTTTCATTAAACGATATTGATAAGCTGCTTGAGATTAAAGATTTACTGGAGCAAGGCGTCAATATGGCTGGAATCAAGCGGATCCTGGGGGATGGCATAGAAGCCGAATCAGATCGACCTGCTAAAAAGCCGGACTTATCAGAGAGTGATTTAAAAAAACTCTTAAAACAAGAAATGATGGGAAATGGCAAGTACAGCAAAAACAGTTTGCGAGCGGGAGACCTTTCTAGGTTCTTTCGTTAA
- a CDS encoding glutamine synthetase yields MSTYSREDIMKMAKEQNVNFIRLQFTDILGTIKNVEIPVSQLEKALDNKMMFDGSSIEGFVRIEESDMYLFPDLDSWVVFPWTAGDGKVARLICDIYNPDGTPFSGDPRNNLKRVLEEMEELGFTDFNLGPEPEFFLFKLDVNGEPTLELNDKGGYFDLAPTDLGENCRRDIVIELEKMGFEIEASHHEVAPGQHEIDFKYADAVSACDDIQTFKLVVKTIARKHGLHATFMPKPLFGVNGSGMHFNMSLFKDGKNSFFDENADEQLSETMKQFMAGVLKHASGFTAVTNPTVNSYKRLVPGYEAPCYIAWSARNRSPLVRIPASRGMSTRVEVRSVDPSANPYLAMAVMLKAGLDGIKNGLTPPESIDRNIYVMDKEEREAAGIKDLPGTLFAALEELKNDQVIIDGLGEHIFEHFVEAKEIEWDMFRTQVHPWEREQYLEMY; encoded by the coding sequence ATGAGTACGTATTCAAGAGAAGACATTATGAAAATGGCTAAGGAACAAAACGTAAACTTTATCAGACTTCAATTCACTGATATCCTTGGTACAATCAAAAACGTTGAAATTCCTGTAAGTCAGTTAGAAAAAGCACTTGATAATAAAATGATGTTTGACGGATCTTCAATCGAGGGATTTGTACGTATTGAAGAATCAGATATGTATCTGTTCCCGGATCTTGATTCTTGGGTAGTATTCCCTTGGACTGCTGGAGATGGAAAAGTTGCACGATTAATCTGCGATATTTACAATCCAGATGGCACTCCGTTCTCAGGAGACCCGCGTAACAACCTGAAGCGCGTACTTGAAGAAATGGAAGAGTTAGGATTCACTGATTTTAACCTCGGACCTGAGCCGGAATTTTTCCTGTTCAAGCTTGATGTGAACGGCGAGCCAACACTTGAATTAAACGATAAGGGTGGATATTTTGACCTTGCTCCAACGGATCTTGGTGAAAACTGCCGCCGTGATATCGTAATTGAGCTTGAAAAAATGGGCTTTGAAATTGAAGCATCTCACCACGAAGTTGCACCAGGTCAGCACGAGATCGATTTCAAATACGCTGATGCTGTATCAGCTTGTGATGACATCCAGACGTTTAAGCTTGTAGTTAAGACTATTGCAAGAAAGCACGGATTACACGCTACATTTATGCCTAAGCCATTATTTGGTGTGAACGGTTCTGGTATGCACTTTAACATGTCTCTATTCAAAGATGGTAAGAACTCATTCTTTGATGAAAATGCTGATGAGCAGCTGAGTGAGACAATGAAGCAATTCATGGCTGGTGTGCTTAAGCACGCTTCAGGATTTACAGCTGTTACAAATCCAACTGTAAACTCTTACAAGCGTCTTGTGCCGGGTTATGAAGCTCCTTGTTATATTGCCTGGTCTGCAAGAAACCGTAGTCCACTTGTAAGAATTCCGGCTTCGCGCGGAATGAGTACACGTGTAGAGGTCCGCTCGGTAGATCCTTCTGCAAACCCATACCTTGCAATGGCAGTTATGCTTAAGGCGGGTCTTGATGGTATTAAAAATGGTCTGACTCCACCTGAGTCTATTGACAGAAATATCTATGTAATGGATAAAGAAGAGCGTGAGGCAGCAGGAATAAAGGATCTTCCTGGTACGCTATTTGCGGCACTTGAAGAGCTGAAAAATGACCAGGTAATTATTGATGGCCTTGGCGAACATATTTTTGAGCACTTTGTTGAAGCGAAAGAAATCGAGTGGGATATGTTCCGCACACAGGTTCACCCATGGGAAAGAGAGCAATATCTCGAAATGTATTAA
- a CDS encoding LexA repressor has translation MVKKLSKRQLDILNFIKREVQDKGYPPSVREIGLAVGLASSSTVHGHLARLESKGLIRRDPTKPRAIEVISLEEEKIPTQRVVNVPLVGKVTAGSPITAIENVEEYFPLPERLASSEDAVFMLEIMGDSMIEAGILDGDLVIVKQQNTANNGDIVVAMTDEDEATVKRFFKEKDFVRLQPENSSMAPIILNNVSILGKVVGVYRQVH, from the coding sequence ATGGTGAAAAAGTTATCAAAACGTCAGCTTGATATATTGAATTTTATTAAACGGGAAGTTCAGGACAAAGGATACCCGCCTTCCGTACGGGAGATCGGTCTTGCTGTTGGCCTGGCTTCAAGTTCAACTGTCCATGGACATTTAGCAAGACTTGAAAGTAAAGGCTTAATCAGAAGAGACCCGACAAAACCAAGAGCGATTGAAGTGATTTCTCTTGAAGAGGAAAAGATTCCAACTCAGCGTGTAGTTAACGTTCCTTTAGTCGGTAAAGTTACTGCCGGCTCCCCGATTACTGCTATTGAAAACGTTGAAGAGTATTTCCCGCTCCCTGAGAGGCTTGCCTCTTCAGAAGATGCGGTTTTCATGTTGGAGATCATGGGAGATTCTATGATTGAAGCAGGAATTTTAGACGGAGATCTTGTGATTGTGAAGCAGCAAAACACTGCCAACAACGGAGATATTGTAGTAGCAATGACAGATGAAGATGAAGCAACAGTTAAGCGTTTCTTTAAAGAAAAAGATTTTGTAAGACTGCAGCCTGAGAATTCCTCGATGGCACCAATTATATTAAATAATGTCTCTATACTCGGAAAAGTAGTCGGCGTATACAGACAGGTACATTAA
- a CDS encoding resolvase domain-containing protein, which yields MLKVIIYCRVSTEKETQDTSLVRQEEELKKLADQMKYEIVSIISKKESGYDLDREGVFELLDQVRVFEAEGLMIQDETRIGRGNAKIALLHTLQKEGIKIFTIDHAGELQLSESDSMILQIVSMVEEHQRKLHNLKIKRGMKRAVEKGFEPHKNLKNRGNKDGREKIDIPVHEIVRLRSNGLTFQEISSVLRGLGHPVSKATVHRRYVEYIESTVE from the coding sequence GTGTTGAAAGTAATTATCTATTGCAGAGTCAGTACTGAAAAAGAAACCCAGGATACTTCACTTGTGCGGCAGGAGGAAGAACTGAAAAAACTGGCCGATCAAATGAAGTATGAGATTGTCTCAATCATCAGTAAAAAAGAAAGCGGCTATGACCTGGATCGAGAAGGTGTATTTGAACTGCTTGACCAGGTGCGGGTTTTTGAAGCAGAAGGTTTGATGATTCAGGATGAAACCCGGATAGGACGAGGAAATGCAAAAATCGCACTGCTGCATACGCTTCAAAAAGAAGGTATAAAAATATTCACAATTGACCACGCCGGCGAGCTGCAGCTTTCTGAATCAGATTCAATGATACTTCAGATTGTCAGTATGGTGGAGGAACATCAGCGAAAGCTGCACAATTTGAAAATTAAAAGGGGAATGAAGAGAGCGGTTGAAAAAGGCTTTGAACCTCATAAAAACCTGAAGAACCGTGGAAATAAAGATGGAAGAGAAAAAATCGATATTCCTGTACATGAAATTGTAAGGCTCAGAAGCAATGGTCTTACATTTCAGGAAATCTCTTCTGTTTTACGTGGTCTTGGGCATCCGGTCTCAAAAGCAACTGTTCACAGAAGGTATGTAGAATATATTGAATCAACTGTCGAGTAA
- a CDS encoding transketolase, whose amino-acid sequence MFNKTDDLAINTIRTLSIDAIDKANSGHPGLPMGAAPFAYTLWTQFMNHNPKNPDWFDRDRFVLSAGHGSMLLYSLLHLSGYDLSLDEIKNFRQWGSKTPGHPEYKHTKGVEATTGPLGQGIGMAVGMAMAEKHLSAKYNRDNHYVVDHYTYTLCGDGDLMEGVSSEAASLAGHLQLDKLIVLYDSNDISLDGDLDRSFSESVKKRFESYNWQYIRVDDGNDVADVADAIKEAKADTSRPTMIEIKTVIGFGSPNRAGTSKAHGAPLGADETTLAKEAYQWEADEAFYVPEEVYKRFEELVVQNGSAKEKEWNEKFQEYKAAYPELAQELEDAINGKLADNWDQDLPVYEEGKSLASRASSGEVLNAISKTVPTLFGGSADLAGSNNTMMKDEADFTPETPEGRNIWFGVREFAMGTALNGMALHGGLRVYGGTFFVFSDYVRPAIRLSALMGVPVTYVFTHDSIAVGEDGPTHEPVEQLPSLRAMPGLSVIRPADGNEVAAAWKLSMEATDHPTTLVLTRQGLPTLPGTSEHAYEGVKKGAYVVSPSEKDVADVLLLASGSEVSLAYEAQQSLREKNIDAAVVSMPSWDRFEKQSADYKQSVLPKNVKKRFAIEMASPLGWERYTGDEGDVLGIDTFGASAPGGTVLEEYGFTSENVVKRVEALLNA is encoded by the coding sequence ATGTTTAATAAGACAGATGATTTAGCAATTAACACAATCAGAACGTTATCAATTGATGCAATTGATAAAGCAAACTCTGGTCACCCGGGACTGCCTATGGGGGCTGCTCCATTTGCTTATACTTTATGGACTCAATTTATGAACCATAACCCGAAGAATCCGGACTGGTTTGACCGTGATCGTTTTGTACTTTCTGCAGGACACGGTTCAATGCTACTTTATAGCCTTCTTCATCTTTCAGGCTATGACCTGTCTCTTGATGAGATCAAGAACTTTAGACAATGGGGATCTAAGACACCGGGACATCCTGAATACAAACATACTAAAGGCGTTGAGGCAACTACAGGTCCTCTGGGACAGGGGATTGGTATGGCGGTTGGAATGGCAATGGCTGAAAAGCATCTAAGCGCTAAATACAACCGAGATAACCACTATGTAGTTGATCATTATACTTATACTTTATGCGGTGATGGTGACCTGATGGAAGGTGTATCTTCTGAGGCTGCATCACTAGCTGGTCATCTTCAGCTGGATAAGCTGATCGTTTTATATGATTCTAACGATATTTCACTGGATGGAGATCTTGACCGTTCTTTCTCTGAAAGTGTAAAGAAGCGTTTTGAATCATATAACTGGCAATATATCCGGGTAGATGACGGAAATGATGTAGCGGACGTTGCGGATGCTATTAAAGAAGCAAAAGCTGATACAAGCCGTCCTACAATGATTGAGATTAAAACAGTTATCGGTTTCGGTTCACCTAACAGAGCCGGTACATCTAAAGCCCATGGTGCGCCACTTGGTGCTGATGAGACTACTCTCGCTAAGGAAGCTTACCAGTGGGAAGCAGATGAAGCATTTTATGTACCTGAAGAAGTCTACAAGCGTTTTGAAGAGCTTGTTGTTCAAAATGGAAGTGCAAAAGAAAAAGAATGGAATGAAAAGTTCCAGGAATATAAAGCTGCTTATCCTGAATTAGCGCAGGAACTTGAAGATGCGATAAATGGTAAGCTTGCTGACAACTGGGATCAGGACCTGCCTGTATATGAGGAAGGAAAATCTCTTGCAAGCCGTGCTTCTTCTGGAGAAGTGTTAAATGCGATTTCTAAAACTGTTCCGACTTTATTTGGCGGATCAGCAGACCTTGCAGGATCTAATAATACAATGATGAAAGATGAAGCAGACTTCACACCGGAAACACCAGAGGGTAGAAACATCTGGTTCGGTGTACGTGAATTCGCAATGGGTACTGCACTGAATGGAATGGCCCTTCACGGTGGATTGCGCGTGTATGGTGGTACTTTCTTTGTTTTCAGTGACTATGTCAGACCTGCAATCAGATTATCTGCATTAATGGGTGTGCCGGTTACTTATGTATTCACGCATGACAGTATTGCTGTAGGTGAAGATGGTCCGACACATGAGCCTGTTGAACAATTGCCATCATTAAGAGCAATGCCTGGTTTATCTGTCATTCGACCTGCTGACGGCAATGAAGTAGCTGCAGCATGGAAGCTATCAATGGAAGCGACTGACCACCCGACAACGCTTGTTCTGACTCGTCAGGGATTACCTACACTCCCGGGGACTTCAGAGCATGCTTATGAAGGTGTTAAGAAGGGTGCTTATGTTGTTTCTCCTTCAGAAAAAGACGTGGCAGATGTTCTGCTTCTTGCAAGCGGTTCTGAAGTAAGTCTTGCTTATGAAGCGCAGCAATCTCTTCGTGAGAAGAATATCGATGCTGCAGTCGTTTCTATGCCTTCATGGGATCGTTTTGAAAAGCAGTCAGCGGACTACAAACAGTCTGTACTGCCGAAAAACGTTAAAAAGCGTTTTGCAATTGAAATGGCATCTCCACTGGGCTGGGAGCGTTATACAGGAGATGAGGGAGATGTTCTTGGTATCGATACGTTTGGTGCCTCAGCTCCAGGTGGCACGGTACTTGAAGAGTATGGATTCACTTCAGAAAACGTTGTAAAGAGAGTAGAAGCTTTACTAAACGCTTAA
- a CDS encoding thiol:disulfide interchange protein → MDDLNILWAFGAGFLSFISPCVLPLYPAFLSYITGMSVDDLSKGKGMRQKSSLLHTLFFLLGFLLVFIGLAFTSTWVSGVFIQYQDMIRQIGSILIVIFGLVIVGLFSPEFMMKERRVSFKSRPSGYLGSLLIGLAFAAGWTPCMGPILGAVFTLSASNPGSGFPYMMAYFLGFALPFFILSFFLGKISWIRKKSHVIMKAGGWIMIGMGVILFFDGLTWIIELMLPIFGDFTGF, encoded by the coding sequence ATGGACGATTTAAATATTTTGTGGGCGTTTGGGGCAGGCTTTTTAAGCTTTATTTCCCCTTGTGTATTACCGCTATATCCAGCTTTTCTCTCATATATTACCGGAATGTCAGTAGATGACTTATCTAAAGGAAAAGGAATGAGGCAGAAATCAAGTCTTCTGCACACGTTATTTTTCCTTCTTGGCTTTTTATTAGTGTTTATTGGACTGGCGTTTACTTCCACGTGGGTATCCGGTGTATTTATTCAATATCAGGATATGATCAGACAGATTGGTTCAATTTTAATAGTTATTTTCGGCTTGGTAATCGTTGGACTGTTTTCTCCGGAGTTTATGATGAAGGAGAGAAGAGTGAGTTTTAAATCAAGACCTTCAGGTTATCTTGGTTCTCTTTTAATCGGGCTGGCATTCGCTGCAGGCTGGACGCCATGTATGGGACCAATCTTAGGAGCTGTGTTTACACTTTCTGCGTCTAATCCAGGTTCTGGCTTTCCATATATGATGGCATACTTCCTTGGGTTCGCGCTACCATTTTTTATTCTTTCTTTTTTCCTTGGCAAAATTAGCTGGATTAGAAAGAAGAGCCACGTGATCATGAAAGCAGGCGGATGGATCATGATTGGTATGGGTGTAATTTTATTCTTTGATGGGCTGACATGGATTATAGAACTAATGCTGCCAATCTTCGGAGATTTTACAGGCTTTTAA
- a CDS encoding chemotaxis protein CheY, producing the protein MMTKVLVVDDAKFMRMTLRNVLENSSFQVVGEAENGEEAIEKYKALNPDLVTMDITMPVLDGIAAAKRILKEDPKANIIMCSAMGQQKMVIEAIEAGAKDFIVKPFDGTRVVESLSRVISR; encoded by the coding sequence ATGATGACAAAAGTTCTCGTTGTAGATGATGCTAAATTTATGAGGATGACATTGAGAAATGTATTGGAAAACTCTTCATTCCAAGTAGTAGGAGAGGCTGAAAACGGCGAGGAAGCCATTGAAAAGTATAAAGCACTTAATCCGGATCTTGTTACAATGGATATCACAATGCCTGTGTTAGACGGTATCGCTGCTGCAAAAAGAATTCTGAAGGAAGATCCTAAAGCAAATATCATCATGTGCTCTGCCATGGGACAGCAAAAGATGGTGATCGAGGCAATTGAAGCTGGCGCAAAAGATTTCATTGTAAAGCCGTTTGATGGGACGAGAGTGGTCGAGTCATTAAGCAGAGTCATTAGCAGATAA
- a CDS encoding nuclease SbcCD subunit D — protein MKFLHTADWHLGKLVHGVYMTEDQEEILARFIDIAASEKPDAIIIAGDLYDRSVPPADAVNLLNKTLYQLNVEMNIPIVAISGNHDSADRIAFGSAWYKHSNLHVTGKWGVEEHGVEIKGVRFHSVPYAEPSVIRELLGDDSISTHHDAMEKVVDRITSQHNFGHIPEVLIGHSFVAGGSTTDSERTLSVGGAGTVGKELFGPFTYTALGHLHSPYAIKDEKVHYSGSLLKYSFSEAGQKKMIKSVTIEDGKVSVEEIPLVPKKDMVILKGTLEEMMDQRFYERKEDYIKAVLTDEGALIDPINKLRSVYPNVLHLERERSERDRKMERQARQKHESLSDTALFKRFFEYVTEAEWTEEIKNEVEKNMDISIKGSEKS, from the coding sequence ATGAAATTTTTACATACAGCAGACTGGCACCTTGGAAAACTCGTTCATGGTGTTTATATGACTGAGGATCAGGAAGAGATTCTTGCCAGATTTATTGATATTGCGGCTAGTGAAAAACCTGATGCGATTATTATTGCAGGAGATCTGTATGACAGGTCAGTTCCGCCAGCTGATGCAGTAAATCTGTTGAATAAAACGTTATACCAGCTAAATGTTGAGATGAATATTCCGATCGTGGCAATTTCAGGTAACCATGACAGTGCAGACCGTATTGCATTTGGTTCAGCCTGGTATAAACATTCAAACCTTCATGTAACAGGGAAATGGGGAGTAGAGGAACATGGGGTCGAAATAAAGGGCGTGAGGTTTCATTCTGTACCATATGCAGAGCCTTCAGTAATTAGGGAGCTGCTTGGAGATGATTCAATTTCCACTCATCATGATGCGATGGAGAAGGTTGTTGATCGTATAACCTCACAACATAACTTCGGCCATATACCAGAAGTGCTCATTGGTCATTCATTTGTTGCCGGAGGATCTACAACTGATTCAGAAAGAACCCTTTCTGTTGGTGGTGCAGGTACTGTTGGAAAAGAATTGTTTGGTCCTTTTACTTATACAGCTCTTGGACATTTACACAGCCCTTATGCCATAAAAGATGAAAAAGTTCATTACTCCGGATCTCTATTAAAGTACTCATTCTCTGAAGCTGGACAAAAAAAGATGATTAAAAGTGTGACAATAGAAGATGGTAAAGTTTCAGTTGAAGAGATTCCGCTTGTGCCCAAAAAAGACATGGTTATTTTAAAGGGAACGCTTGAGGAAATGATGGATCAGCGCTTTTATGAAAGAAAAGAAGATTATATTAAAGCAGTCCTGACAGATGAAGGTGCACTGATTGACCCAATTAATAAACTGAGGTCCGTTTATCCCAATGTTCTTCATCTAGAAAGAGAACGATCTGAGCGCGACCGAAAAATGGAGCGGCAGGCACGACAAAAACATGAAAGTTTATCAGACACAGCATTATTTAAACGTTTTTTTGAATATGTCACTGAAGCGGAATGGACCGAGGAAATTAAAAATGAAGTTGAAAAGAACATGGATATCAGTATTAAGGGAAGTGAAAAGTCATGA
- a CDS encoding photosynthetic protein synthase I, which translates to MKKMFSAGFLCIFLLSACSGSFEGNMERELNSFDFVNHNSEQVTNGDLQGTPVVANFIFTNCDTVCPPMTYNMTGLQKAIENEGIDDYRMVSFSVDPKEDTPEALREFMGRYDLNEDKWDFLTGYEFDAISTLALESFQGLVVDDPNSDQMTHPTSIYLISPEGTVVKSYDGYESVPEDEIIADLKALSDS; encoded by the coding sequence ATGAAAAAAATGTTTAGCGCAGGATTTTTATGTATCTTTCTTTTATCAGCCTGCTCAGGTAGTTTTGAAGGTAATATGGAAAGGGAGTTAAATTCATTTGACTTTGTTAACCATAATAGCGAACAAGTAACAAACGGTGATTTACAGGGGACACCTGTGGTGGCTAATTTTATATTTACTAATTGCGACACTGTCTGTCCTCCAATGACGTATAATATGACTGGACTGCAAAAAGCAATTGAAAATGAAGGTATTGATGATTATCGTATGGTTTCTTTTAGTGTTGATCCCAAGGAAGATACACCTGAAGCATTGCGGGAATTTATGGGCCGATACGATTTAAATGAAGATAAGTGGGATTTTCTAACAGGGTATGAGTTCGATGCAATCAGCACGCTTGCATTGGAATCTTTTCAGGGACTCGTTGTGGATGATCCAAACTCTGATCAGATGACCCATCCTACAAGTATTTATCTGATCAGTCCAGAAGGTACGGTGGTCAAAAGCTATGATGGGTATGAATCAGTGCCTGAGGACGAAATAATTGCTGATCTCAAAGCACTAAGTGACAGCTGA
- a CDS encoding glycine/betaine ABC transporter permease, with amino-acid sequence MKKISSVFWITLAIVLAAVIYSIAAPTSFEEGTANLQGFISSTFGWYYLIIVTGMVIFCIVLALTPIGQIRLGKPDERPEYSTSTWFAMLFSAGMGIGLVFWGAAEPMLHFASDPPLAEAGSDQALKDSMQYTFFHWGLHAWAIYAVVALALAYFKFRKGEPGLVSATLVPLFGDKMRGGWGTVVDVLAVFATVVGVATTLGFGAIQINGGLAFLTGIEISFTTQVIIIAVVTVLFMISAWTGISKGIRYLSNTNMVLAVILMVVMLVIGPTMLILNLFTNSLGAYAQNLLEMSFRIAPLDEGNRDWINAWTIFYWAWWISWSPFVGIFIARVSRGRTIREFMAGVLVLPSLVSFFWFAVFGSSSINVQQEGNVDLTGLLTEEVLFAVFNEYQLGAILSVIAILLISTFFITSADSATFVLGMQTTYGSLTPPNTVKLTWGIAQSTVAVILLSADGLQALQNALIVAAFPFSFVMILMMISTYKALNQERKDLGLMLKPKRRTKSESEKKMHG; translated from the coding sequence ATGAAAAAGATATCAAGTGTTTTTTGGATTACATTAGCAATTGTACTAGCAGCAGTTATTTATTCTATCGCTGCACCAACCAGCTTTGAAGAAGGCACAGCAAATCTTCAGGGATTTATTTCATCAACTTTTGGCTGGTATTACTTAATTATTGTAACTGGTATGGTCATTTTCTGTATCGTTTTAGCGTTAACACCGATTGGACAAATCCGGTTAGGAAAACCTGATGAGCGTCCGGAATATTCGACAAGCACATGGTTCGCCATGCTGTTCAGTGCCGGAATGGGGATCGGATTAGTTTTCTGGGGAGCTGCAGAGCCAATGCTCCATTTCGCAAGTGATCCACCACTAGCAGAAGCAGGTAGTGATCAGGCGTTAAAAGATTCTATGCAGTATACGTTCTTTCACTGGGGTCTTCATGCATGGGCAATTTACGCAGTAGTTGCACTTGCACTGGCTTACTTTAAGTTCCGTAAAGGAGAACCTGGCCTCGTATCAGCTACACTTGTTCCGTTGTTTGGAGATAAAATGCGCGGCGGATGGGGTACTGTTGTAGATGTGCTGGCAGTTTTCGCAACTGTTGTAGGGGTTGCAACCACACTTGGATTTGGTGCAATTCAAATCAATGGTGGTTTAGCCTTCCTTACAGGCATAGAAATCAGCTTTACGACCCAGGTGATCATCATCGCAGTTGTTACAGTGTTGTTTATGATTTCAGCATGGACAGGTATCAGTAAAGGAATCAGATATTTATCTAATACAAATATGGTTCTTGCAGTTATATTAATGGTTGTGATGCTTGTCATCGGACCAACAATGCTGATCCTCAACCTTTTTACAAATTCATTAGGTGCTTACGCACAGAATTTGCTTGAAATGAGCTTCAGAATTGCGCCACTTGATGAAGGCAACCGCGACTGGATCAACGCCTGGACAATTTTCTACTGGGCATGGTGGATCTCATGGTCACCATTTGTAGGAATATTTATTGCCCGCGTATCACGTGGACGTACAATCAGAGAATTTATGGCTGGCGTATTGGTTCTGCCATCATTAGTAAGCTTTTTCTGGTTTGCTGTATTTGGTTCAAGTTCAATCAATGTGCAGCAGGAAGGGAATGTCGATCTGACAGGTTTGCTTACAGAGGAAGTACTATTTGCAGTATTTAATGAATATCAGCTTGGTGCGATCTTATCTGTAATTGCGATTCTTCTGATTAGTACATTCTTTATTACATCAGCCGATTCAGCAACATTTGTACTTGGAATGCAGACAACATACGGCTCGCTGACACCGCCAAACACAGTCAAGCTGACATGGGGAATTGCACAGTCAACAGTAGCTGTCATCCTGCTTTCAGCTGATGGACTGCAGGCGCTGCAAAACGCCTTAATTGTAGCTGCCTTTCCATTCTCATTTGTTATGATATTAATGATGATTTCAACTTATAAAGCACTTAACCAGGAACGTAAAGATCTTGGTTTAATGTTAAAACCAAAAAGACGAACGAAGAGTGAGTCTGAGAAAAAAATGCATGGCTGA
- a CDS encoding thermonuclease: MKKAFLIFIVILLAGCSGGGLSGDVTYVVDGDTLDVKLEDGTVERIRLLLIDTPETKHPTIGVEPYGPEASAFTSQLEGERVELELDAAERDRYGRLLAYVWHDGEMFNEKLLAEGLARVAVYPPNTKYVDEFREIEKKAKNQEIGIWSEENYQAEEVNNEPSEDCMIKGNINSRGDKIYHTESSSYYAQTIPEEWFCSIEEAEEAGFRAPK, translated from the coding sequence ATGAAAAAAGCATTTTTAATATTTATCGTTATACTGCTTGCCGGCTGCTCAGGCGGCGGTTTATCGGGAGACGTGACATATGTGGTTGACGGTGACACTCTCGATGTGAAACTTGAAGATGGGACGGTTGAAAGAATCCGTCTGTTGTTAATTGACACACCTGAAACAAAACACCCCACAATCGGTGTAGAGCCTTATGGACCTGAAGCTTCAGCCTTTACTTCTCAATTGGAAGGTGAGCGTGTTGAGCTTGAGCTTGATGCAGCTGAGCGTGATCGCTACGGAAGGTTGTTAGCATATGTGTGGCATGATGGAGAAATGTTCAACGAAAAGCTTCTAGCAGAAGGGCTTGCGCGGGTTGCTGTTTATCCACCTAATACTAAGTATGTTGATGAATTCAGGGAGATAGAAAAGAAAGCGAAAAATCAGGAAATCGGTATTTGGTCTGAAGAGAATTATCAAGCTGAAGAAGTGAATAATGAACCATCTGAAGATTGTATGATTAAAGGGAATATTAATTCCAGGGGAGATAAAATTTATCACACTGAAAGCTCCTCTTATTATGCACAGACGATACCTGAAGAGTGGTTCTGTTCAATAGAAGAGGCTGAAGAAGCGGGGTTCAGAGCACCAAAATAG